The following are encoded in a window of Streptomyces griseiscabiei genomic DNA:
- a CDS encoding roadblock/LC7 domain-containing protein: protein MTTDSTAAQPDLVVDELLNDLAKVPEVMGVLLGSQDGLRLAHAGPGMDGQMADRLAAVINGLYSIAHGVDDGEGRVEQVLIRKSNFLLFIMSAGSPPAAVARNAGRDPDKVDSVLGVLTSTRADEGTVAFAMVDLIRRMGELLATPARVGGAPSGGGQ, encoded by the coding sequence ATGACCACCGACTCCACGGCAGCCCAGCCGGACCTGGTTGTGGACGAGCTCCTCAACGACTTGGCCAAGGTGCCCGAGGTGATGGGCGTCCTCCTCGGCTCGCAGGACGGTCTGCGGCTGGCTCACGCGGGACCGGGCATGGACGGCCAGATGGCGGACCGCCTGGCCGCGGTGATCAACGGCCTGTACTCGATCGCTCACGGAGTCGACGACGGCGAGGGCCGTGTCGAACAGGTTCTGATCAGGAAGAGCAACTTCCTGCTGTTCATCATGAGCGCCGGAAGCCCGCCGGCCGCGGTGGCCCGGAACGCGGGCCGCGACCCGGACAAGGTCGACAGCGTCCTGGGGGTGCTGACCAGCACCCGGGCGGACGAGGGAACCGTCGCTTTCGCGATGGTCGACCTGATCAGGCGGATGGGTGAGCTGCTGGCCACGCCAGCGCGCGTGGGCGGTGCTCCTTCCGGTGGCGGCCAGTGA
- a CDS encoding ATP-binding protein, with protein MRLLVLVPAVLVTAILCMAGATRATAPVRMDGWITGAVVAAAGLAVLVCADWLAVRTAAELHRQRSEYSDSVHGWLRHFQSGVNEGRKSISAAVEQLNRGERPTPPAPSAGQAGSDSNPWNEAEATLFQLHAEAWRAVVNGRQAELPQALVYIAGGMTLLLVRALGIMTELTNQVQDPDLLYRVYDVNNLLKRMRRSAGRLAVLGGVKARTLNQPLGLVQLLRGASGEIEKYARVRMHASTLDVKIPGFAGPDLIHLLAELEENATLCSPPDSKVVVRTSRVTAGLAVEIEDRGIGMAQGELDRYNRMLADPRDRDLAEQLAQRQTGLLVVAKLARRYGIHVQLQQNLMHGTTALVVVPDKLLLWAGESAAPASPAEPAAYVVTVSGPSALSAGRPGPRPAGGPRPSPPAPAGTASLPYRDAQRSPVQQPAASAPTRTTPPPGAAPDSRPQLPQRTPQATVHDRAAPAGPETAAVSLAPPDPAFVSNFAQGVHRAEQAAAGRETRPPEGSAS; from the coding sequence TTGCGGCTTCTGGTACTCGTACCCGCCGTCCTGGTCACGGCGATCCTGTGCATGGCGGGTGCCACCCGCGCGACGGCCCCCGTCCGTATGGATGGCTGGATCACCGGAGCGGTGGTGGCAGCCGCTGGCCTGGCCGTGCTGGTCTGCGCGGACTGGCTGGCCGTTCGCACGGCGGCCGAGCTGCACCGGCAGCGCAGCGAGTACAGCGATTCGGTGCACGGCTGGCTGCGGCACTTCCAGTCCGGTGTGAACGAAGGACGCAAGAGCATCAGCGCCGCTGTTGAGCAGCTCAACCGGGGTGAGCGGCCCACTCCTCCCGCCCCCAGCGCGGGACAGGCAGGCTCTGACAGCAATCCGTGGAACGAAGCGGAGGCCACTCTTTTCCAGCTGCACGCGGAGGCATGGCGGGCGGTGGTGAACGGGCGGCAGGCGGAGCTGCCACAAGCGCTCGTCTATATCGCCGGGGGCATGACCCTGCTGCTCGTACGCGCGTTGGGCATCATGACCGAGCTGACCAATCAGGTCCAGGACCCGGATCTGCTGTATCGCGTGTACGACGTCAACAATCTGCTCAAGCGCATGCGGCGGTCGGCCGGGCGCCTCGCGGTTCTGGGCGGCGTGAAGGCGCGCACATTGAACCAGCCGCTCGGGCTGGTTCAGCTGCTGCGTGGCGCCTCAGGCGAGATCGAGAAGTACGCCCGGGTTCGCATGCACGCGTCCACCCTGGATGTGAAGATACCGGGCTTCGCCGGACCCGATCTGATCCACCTGCTGGCCGAGTTGGAGGAGAACGCCACCCTCTGCTCGCCGCCGGACAGCAAGGTCGTTGTGCGCACGTCGAGGGTCACCGCGGGGCTGGCTGTGGAGATCGAGGACCGGGGCATCGGTATGGCCCAGGGGGAACTCGACCGCTATAACCGGATGTTGGCCGATCCGCGGGACAGGGACCTGGCCGAGCAGCTGGCCCAGCGTCAGACCGGCCTGCTCGTGGTGGCCAAACTCGCCCGCCGGTACGGCATCCACGTGCAGCTGCAGCAGAATCTCATGCACGGCACGACAGCGCTGGTGGTGGTGCCGGACAAGCTCCTGCTCTGGGCGGGCGAATCGGCGGCGCCCGCATCCCCTGCCGAGCCTGCCGCCTACGTTGTCACGGTATCGGGCCCATCGGCGCTGTCCGCAGGGCGCCCCGGCCCCCGGCCGGCTGGCGGGCCGAGGCCCAGCCCCCCGGCCCCGGCGGGGACTGCGTCATTGCCCTATCGTGACGCGCAGCGTTCCCCGGTTCAGCAACCCGCCGCTTCGGCCCCGACCAGGACAACGCCTCCCCCGGGAGCAGCGCCCGACTCTCGCCCCCAGTTGCCGCAGCGGACGCCACAGGCCACGGTCCATGATCGCGCGGCCCCTGCAGGGCCTGAGACCGCCGCCGTCTCGCTGGCGCCGCCGGATCCGGCCTTCGTCAGCAACTTCGCCCAGGGCGTGCATCGTGCCGAGCAAGCCGCGGCAGGGCGCGAGACCCGCCCGCCCGAGGGAAGCGCGAGCTGA
- a CDS encoding DUF742 domain-containing protein has translation MASASSPAWTVEDTEAPSFYVLTGGQTRPTHDLQIETLLWAEGEPPSGQPPEADQAMALCREQPLAVAEISALIGLPFQITRILMSRLIDIRALSAVTTPHSADLPDVALLKALRNGLLKI, from the coding sequence ATGGCGTCCGCAAGCAGCCCGGCCTGGACCGTCGAGGACACTGAGGCCCCCAGCTTCTACGTCCTGACCGGCGGCCAGACCCGGCCCACACACGACCTGCAGATCGAGACGCTGCTGTGGGCCGAGGGAGAACCGCCCTCCGGGCAGCCGCCGGAAGCCGACCAGGCCATGGCGTTGTGCCGGGAGCAGCCCCTGGCCGTCGCTGAGATCAGCGCCCTGATCGGGTTGCCCTTCCAGATCACCAGGATCCTCATGTCCCGGCTGATCGACATCCGTGCACTCAGCGCCGTGACCACCCCGCACTCCGCAGACCTTCCCGACGTCGCTCTCCTGAAGGCACTTCGCAATGGACTCCTCAAGATCTGA
- a CDS encoding GTP-binding protein has protein sequence MDSSRSDPGPARRSSRAKPTPVKIVVSGGFGVGKTTFVSAVSEITPLRTEAVITRVSEGVDDLSLLVDKTATTVGMDFGRITFPQLNAVVMLFGTPGQTRFWFMWDELTRGALAAVVLVDTRRLDDSFPAVDYFERLGLPFLVAVNVFDDASHYDPDEVASALALPSTVPVVLCDARLTTDATGVLARLIDHVLTHSYTPATVLQGAQL, from the coding sequence ATGGACTCCTCAAGATCTGACCCCGGCCCGGCGCGCCGCTCCAGCCGCGCGAAGCCCACCCCCGTCAAGATCGTCGTCTCCGGCGGGTTCGGGGTCGGCAAGACCACGTTCGTGAGCGCCGTCTCCGAAATCACCCCGCTGCGCACCGAGGCCGTGATCACCAGGGTCTCCGAGGGCGTGGACGACCTCAGCCTGCTGGTGGACAAGACAGCGACCACCGTCGGCATGGACTTCGGCCGGATCACCTTCCCGCAGCTGAACGCGGTCGTGATGCTGTTCGGCACCCCGGGGCAGACCCGGTTCTGGTTCATGTGGGACGAGCTCACGCGAGGAGCCCTCGCCGCGGTGGTCCTCGTCGACACCCGCCGCCTCGACGACAGCTTTCCCGCGGTCGACTACTTCGAGCGGCTCGGTCTGCCCTTCCTAGTCGCCGTGAACGTGTTCGACGACGCCAGCCACTACGACCCCGACGAAGTCGCATCAGCCCTGGCGCTGCCGTCCACGGTTCCGGTCGTGCTGTGCGACGCCCGCCTGACCACGGACGCGACCGGCGTACTCGCCCGTCTCATCGACCACGTACTCACCCACTCGTACACCCCTGCCACCGTTCTCCAGGGAGCACAGCTGTGA